In a genomic window of Bradyrhizobium ontarionense:
- a CDS encoding PepSY domain-containing protein — MRRIILFTFILLSWTPLAHAVADAATSGAQVPMDPQSSNANDPALSQEAIDRELDRFRRTEVSLHQALRIAERIHPGSKTADISFEGGLDVPVYKVRTLQSGQIWESDIDGTTAKVRNSVLFSTVQALNDSDRDSLTALNAMRLKMSDAVRIAERSAAGRAISGGLISKDGKLAFIIVVVSGKDLKQVTLEPAALRRR; from the coding sequence ATGAGACGGATCATACTTTTTACCTTCATCCTGTTGTCATGGACGCCCCTTGCGCACGCTGTTGCCGATGCCGCGACCAGCGGGGCGCAGGTCCCCATGGATCCACAATCCTCCAACGCCAATGATCCGGCGCTGAGCCAGGAGGCAATCGATCGCGAGCTCGACAGGTTCCGCCGGACAGAGGTGTCGCTGCACCAGGCCTTGCGAATCGCCGAGCGGATCCATCCCGGTTCGAAAACCGCCGACATCAGCTTCGAGGGCGGGCTCGACGTCCCCGTCTACAAGGTCCGCACCCTGCAGAGTGGGCAGATTTGGGAGTCCGACATCGACGGCACGACAGCGAAAGTGCGCAACAGCGTGCTGTTCTCGACGGTGCAGGCGCTGAACGACAGTGACCGCGACAGCCTGACCGCACTCAACGCCATGCGACTCAAGATGTCGGATGCGGTCCGCATCGCCGAACGATCCGCGGCCGGCAGGGCCATCAGCGGCGGCCTGATCAGCAAGGATGGCAAGCTCGCTTTCATCATCGTCGTCGTGAGCGGCAAGGATCTGAAGCAGGTGACCCTCGAACCGGCCGCGCTGCGGCGGCGCTGA
- a CDS encoding TetR/AcrR family transcriptional regulator: protein MARTQAKVKRTEVARTEMLRGRVGRPPKALAGDIEERIIGAARAVFLERGFDGASIDEIAERAPASKPTIYARYSGKPALFAAVVGQSVNELMNFDSYAPPAGTVQEKLVGLAISIVDRALKESLGLLRVTIGEAYRFPDLSRQLHEVSRKQATHAVAMLLAETTGASGMSVRRAPSKASAALAEIFIDLIVLPMIMRSLMGASERTIRKELPGFVRERVKTFLALQSKS from the coding sequence ATGGCCCGCACGCAGGCCAAGGTGAAACGTACGGAGGTCGCCCGCACGGAAATGTTGCGCGGGCGGGTGGGGCGGCCGCCTAAGGCGTTGGCCGGCGACATCGAAGAACGGATTATCGGCGCGGCGCGCGCGGTGTTTCTCGAGCGCGGCTTCGATGGCGCCAGCATCGACGAGATCGCCGAACGGGCGCCGGCGAGCAAGCCTACGATCTATGCGCGCTACTCGGGCAAGCCCGCTTTGTTCGCCGCCGTTGTGGGGCAGTCCGTCAACGAGCTGATGAATTTCGATTCGTATGCGCCGCCGGCGGGAACGGTCCAGGAGAAGCTGGTCGGCCTTGCGATCAGCATCGTCGATCGGGCGCTGAAGGAGTCGCTCGGACTGTTGCGGGTCACGATCGGCGAGGCCTATCGTTTTCCGGATCTCAGCCGCCAGCTGCATGAGGTCTCGCGCAAGCAGGCAACCCATGCCGTGGCGATGCTGCTGGCCGAGACGACCGGCGCGTCCGGCATGTCCGTCCGGCGCGCGCCATCGAAGGCGTCGGCTGCCTTGGCCGAAATCTTCATCGATTTGATCGTGCTGCCGATGATCATGCGCTCCTTGATGGGCGCCAGCGAAAGGACCATCCGCAAGGAGCTGCCCGGCTTCGTTCGTGAACGCGTCAAGACGTTCCTGGCGCTGCAGTCCAAGTCGTAG
- a CDS encoding HAD-IA family hydrolase, producing MSLALVKNSAFDDIRRRIADAGALIFDVDGTLAETEEIHREAFNEAFVATAIDWHWGRRIYKELLRVAGGKERIRAFDQMRRSGPPLSDAVIARVHRVKTERFAALMADKGCPLRPGVRAVLDAARSREQRLAIATTTTRGNIDALLAPVLGEQWETMFAAVVAADDVARKKPAPDVYLEVLSQLDLPAASCIAIEDSGNGLMAATRAGVPVLITRSLYFHDDSFDGALAVLDDLTEIAS from the coding sequence ATGAGTCTCGCGCTGGTCAAGAACTCAGCGTTCGACGACATCAGGCGCCGGATCGCCGATGCCGGGGCCCTGATCTTCGATGTCGACGGCACCCTGGCGGAGACCGAGGAGATTCATCGCGAGGCCTTCAATGAAGCCTTCGTAGCGACCGCCATCGACTGGCACTGGGGCCGCAGGATCTACAAGGAGTTGCTGCGCGTCGCCGGCGGCAAGGAGCGCATCCGGGCCTTCGACCAGATGCGCCGCTCCGGCCCGCCCTTGAGCGATGCGGTCATCGCCAGGGTTCATCGGGTCAAGACCGAACGTTTTGCCGCGCTGATGGCCGACAAGGGATGCCCGTTGCGGCCGGGCGTCAGAGCGGTGCTCGATGCAGCGCGGAGCCGCGAGCAGCGGCTTGCGATCGCTACGACGACCACGCGGGGCAATATCGATGCACTGCTCGCACCCGTGCTGGGCGAGCAGTGGGAGACGATGTTCGCCGCCGTCGTCGCCGCCGACGATGTCGCGCGCAAGAAGCCCGCGCCCGACGTCTATCTGGAGGTGCTGTCGCAGCTCGATCTGCCGGCTGCGAGCTGCATCGCGATCGAGGATTCCGGCAATGGGCTGATGGCGGCGACCCGCGCGGGTGTCCCGGTGCTCATCACCCGCAGCCTGTATTTTCATGATGACAGTTTTGATGGCGCGCTCGCGGTGCTCGATGATCTCACCGAGATCGCCTCGTGA
- the cbbX gene encoding CbbX protein, whose protein sequence is MQATQADATEATPVDTIDLRREFEDVDIASVLAQLDRELVGLAPVKTRIREIASLLMMERIRRKMGLATTFPTLHMSFTGNPGTGKTTVALRMAGILHRLGFVRRGHVISVTRDDLVGQYIGHTAPKTKEVLKKAMGGVLFIDEAYYLYRPENERDYGQESIEILLQIMESQREDLVVILAGYADRMEKFFQSNPGFRSRIAHHIDFPDYSEGELLTIADLMLDGQNYRFTPDARAAFEKYIAVRRTQPLFSNARSIRNALDRIRLRQANRLVSRLDRVLTSEDVMSIEASDVLASRVFAKGEVRAEVKAGEAQP, encoded by the coding sequence ATGCAGGCCACGCAGGCGGATGCCACCGAGGCGACCCCGGTCGACACGATCGACCTGCGCCGCGAATTCGAGGACGTAGACATCGCGTCCGTGCTGGCGCAGCTCGACCGCGAGCTGGTCGGGCTCGCCCCGGTGAAGACGCGGATCCGCGAGATCGCCTCGCTGCTGATGATGGAGCGGATCCGCCGGAAGATGGGGCTTGCGACGACGTTTCCGACCCTGCACATGTCGTTCACCGGCAATCCCGGCACCGGCAAGACCACCGTCGCGCTGCGCATGGCGGGCATCCTGCATCGGCTCGGCTTCGTCCGCCGCGGCCACGTCATCAGCGTCACGCGCGACGACCTCGTCGGCCAATACATCGGCCATACCGCGCCGAAGACCAAGGAGGTCTTGAAGAAGGCGATGGGCGGCGTCCTCTTCATCGACGAGGCCTACTATCTCTACCGACCCGAGAACGAGCGTGACTACGGCCAGGAGTCGATCGAGATCCTGCTGCAGATCATGGAGTCCCAGCGCGAGGATCTGGTGGTGATCCTCGCCGGCTATGCGGACCGGATGGAGAAGTTCTTCCAGAGCAACCCCGGATTCCGCTCGCGCATCGCCCATCACATCGATTTTCCGGATTATTCGGAGGGCGAGCTGCTGACGATCGCCGATCTGATGCTGGACGGCCAGAACTACCGCTTCACGCCGGACGCCCGTGCGGCATTCGAGAAGTACATCGCGGTTCGCCGCACGCAACCGTTGTTTTCCAATGCGCGCTCGATCCGCAATGCGCTGGATCGCATCCGCCTGCGCCAGGCCAACCGGCTGGTCTCGCGGCTCGACCGCGTGCTGACGTCCGAGGACGTGATGTCGATCGAGGCCAGTGACGTGCTGGCGAGCCGGGTGTTTGCCAAGGGGGAAGTCAGGGCGGAAGTCAAGGCGGGGGAGGCCCAGCCATGA
- a CDS encoding ribulose bisphosphate carboxylase small subunit, with protein MRVTQGCFSFLPDLTDEQITAQIQYCLDKGWAVNLEFTDDPHPRNTYWEMWGLPMFDLRDAAGIVRELSECRKIYGDRYIRISAFDSSHGWESTRLSFIVNRPKHEPGFRLDRQETVGRNQRYSTRSYAAERPEGERY; from the coding sequence ATGCGTGTGACACAAGGCTGCTTTTCCTTCCTGCCCGATCTGACCGACGAGCAGATCACGGCTCAGATCCAGTACTGCCTCGACAAGGGATGGGCCGTGAACCTCGAGTTCACCGACGATCCGCATCCCCGCAACACCTATTGGGAGATGTGGGGGCTGCCGATGTTCGACCTGCGCGACGCCGCCGGCATCGTGCGGGAGCTTTCCGAGTGCCGGAAGATCTACGGCGATCGCTACATCCGCATCTCGGCGTTCGATTCCAGCCATGGCTGGGAGTCGACACGGCTGTCGTTCATCGTCAACCGGCCGAAGCATGAGCCCGGCTTCCGGCTCGACCGTCAGGAAACCGTCGGGCGCAATCAGCGTTATTCCACGCGGTCGTACGCGGCCGAGCGTCCCGAAGGCGAACGCTACTAG
- a CDS encoding form I ribulose bisphosphate carboxylase large subunit — protein sequence MNDQSITVRGKDRYKSGVMEYKRMGYWEPSYQPKDTDVIALFRVTPQDGVDPTEACAAVAGESSTATWTVVWTDRLTAAEKYRAKCYRVEPVPSSPGSYFAYIAYDLDLFEPGSISNLTASIIGNVFGFKPLKALRLEDMRLPVAYIKTFQGPATGIVVERERLDKFGRPLLGATVKPKLGLSGRNYGRVVYEALKGGLDFTKDDENINSQPFMHWRERFLYCMEAVNKAQAASGEIKGTYLNVTAATMEDMYERAEFAKELGSTIIMIDLVIGYTAIQSMAKWARRNDMILHLHRAGHSTYTRQRAHGVSFRVIAKWMRLAGVDHIHAGTVVGKLEGDPNTTRGYYDICREDFNPMRLEHGVFFDQPWASLNKLMPVASGGIHAGQMHQLLDLLGEDVVLQFGGGTIGHPRGIAAGATANRVALEAMILARNEGRDYVHEGPEILAKAAQTCTPLREALEIWKDVTFNYESTDSPDFVPTVTPAA from the coding sequence ATGAACGACCAATCGATTACGGTGCGCGGCAAGGATCGCTACAAGTCCGGCGTCATGGAATACAAGCGCATGGGCTATTGGGAGCCGTCCTATCAGCCCAAGGATACCGACGTGATCGCGCTGTTCCGCGTCACGCCGCAGGATGGCGTCGATCCCACCGAGGCCTGCGCGGCCGTGGCGGGCGAATCCTCGACCGCGACCTGGACGGTGGTGTGGACCGACCGGCTGACGGCGGCGGAGAAGTATCGCGCCAAATGCTACCGCGTCGAGCCGGTGCCGAGCTCGCCCGGCAGCTATTTCGCCTATATCGCCTATGACCTCGACCTGTTCGAGCCGGGCTCGATCTCCAATCTCACGGCGTCGATCATCGGCAACGTGTTCGGCTTCAAGCCGCTCAAGGCATTGCGGCTGGAGGACATGCGGCTGCCGGTCGCCTACATCAAGACGTTCCAGGGCCCGGCGACCGGGATCGTCGTCGAGCGCGAGCGGCTCGACAAGTTCGGCCGGCCGCTGCTGGGAGCCACCGTCAAGCCGAAGCTCGGCCTGTCCGGCCGCAACTATGGCCGCGTGGTCTACGAGGCGCTGAAGGGCGGTCTCGACTTCACCAAGGACGACGAGAACATCAACTCGCAGCCGTTCATGCACTGGCGCGAACGTTTCCTCTACTGCATGGAGGCGGTCAACAAGGCGCAGGCGGCGAGCGGCGAGATCAAGGGCACCTATCTCAACGTGACCGCCGCGACGATGGAAGACATGTATGAGCGCGCCGAGTTCGCCAAGGAGCTCGGCTCCACCATCATCATGATCGATCTCGTGATCGGCTACACGGCGATCCAGTCGATGGCGAAGTGGGCCCGCCGGAACGACATGATCTTGCACCTGCACCGCGCCGGCCACTCGACCTATACGCGGCAGCGCGCGCATGGCGTGTCGTTCCGCGTCATCGCCAAGTGGATGCGGCTCGCCGGCGTCGATCACATCCATGCCGGCACCGTGGTCGGAAAGCTTGAGGGCGATCCCAACACGACGCGCGGCTATTACGACATCTGCCGCGAGGACTTCAATCCGATGCGGCTCGAGCATGGCGTGTTCTTCGACCAGCCCTGGGCGAGCCTGAACAAGCTGATGCCAGTGGCGTCCGGTGGCATCCATGCCGGCCAGATGCACCAGCTGCTCGACCTGCTCGGCGAGGACGTCGTGCTGCAGTTCGGCGGCGGCACCATCGGCCATCCGCGCGGCATCGCCGCCGGTGCGACCGCCAACCGCGTCGCGCTGGAAGCGATGATCCTCGCCCGCAACGAGGGCCGCGACTACGTGCATGAGGGTCCGGAGATCCTGGCCAAGGCGGCGCAGACCTGCACGCCGCTGCGCGAGGCGCTGGAGATCTGGAAGGACGTCACCTTCAATTACGAATCGACCGACTCGCCGGACTTCGTGCCGACTGTCACCCCCGCCGCCTAG
- the fba gene encoding class II fructose-bisphosphate aldolase (catalyzes the reversible aldol condensation of dihydroxyacetonephosphate and glyceraldehyde 3-phosphate in the Calvin cycle, glycolysis, and/or gluconeogenesis) yields MARITLRQLLDHAAERGYGVPAFNINNMEQGLAIMEAAAAVDAPVIIQASRGARSYAGDIMLAKMIDALEEMYPQIPLCLHQDHGNDEATCATAIKYGFTSVMMDGSLKADAKTAADYDYNVDITRRVTDMAHWVGASVEGELGVLGSLEHGGGEQEDGHGLEGKVSRDQLLTDPDQAVDFVRATKVDALAIAMGTSHGAYKFSRQPDGDILAMNVIEEIHRRLPNTHLVMHGSSSVPQALQDVFNQFGGEMPQTWGVPVEEIVRGIRHGVRKVNIDTDCRLAMTAIFRKVGAQSKVEFDPRKFLKPAMDSMRELCRERFEQFGAAGNASRIKVIPLAEMAKRYRSGALDPRVGGMTEAA; encoded by the coding sequence ATGGCGCGGATCACGCTCAGACAATTGCTGGACCATGCCGCCGAGCGCGGCTACGGCGTGCCGGCTTTCAACATCAACAACATGGAGCAGGGGCTCGCGATCATGGAGGCGGCCGCGGCCGTCGACGCGCCCGTCATCATCCAGGCCTCGCGCGGCGCGCGCTCCTATGCCGGCGACATCATGCTGGCGAAGATGATCGATGCGCTGGAGGAGATGTATCCGCAGATTCCGCTCTGCCTGCACCAGGACCACGGCAACGACGAGGCGACCTGCGCGACCGCCATCAAATACGGCTTCACCTCGGTCATGATGGACGGCTCGCTCAAGGCCGACGCCAAGACCGCGGCCGACTACGACTATAATGTCGACATCACCCGCCGCGTCACGGACATGGCGCACTGGGTCGGCGCCTCTGTCGAGGGTGAGCTCGGCGTGCTCGGCTCGCTCGAGCATGGCGGCGGCGAGCAGGAGGACGGTCACGGCCTCGAAGGCAAAGTCAGCCGCGATCAGCTGCTGACCGATCCCGACCAGGCGGTCGATTTCGTGCGCGCCACCAAGGTCGACGCGCTCGCGATCGCGATGGGCACCTCGCACGGCGCCTACAAGTTCTCGCGCCAGCCGGACGGCGACATCCTCGCCATGAACGTGATCGAGGAGATCCATCGCCGGCTGCCCAACACCCATCTGGTCATGCACGGCTCGTCCTCGGTGCCGCAGGCGCTGCAGGACGTGTTCAATCAGTTCGGCGGCGAGATGCCGCAGACCTGGGGCGTGCCGGTCGAGGAGATCGTGCGCGGCATCCGCCACGGTGTGCGCAAGGTCAACATCGACACCGACTGCCGGCTGGCGATGACCGCGATCTTCCGAAAAGTGGGCGCCCAGTCGAAGGTCGAGTTCGACCCGCGCAAGTTCCTGAAGCCGGCGATGGATTCGATGCGCGAGCTATGCCGCGAGCGGTTCGAGCAATTCGGCGCTGCCGGCAATGCATCCAGGATCAAGGTCATTCCGCTCGCCGAAATGGCCAAGCGCTACCGCTCCGGTGCGCTCGATCCGCGAGTTGGGGGAATGACTGAAGCTGCGTGA
- the tkt gene encoding transketolase: MTATAVQTLGPKTDPGHAEMANAIRFLAIDAVEKAKSGHPGMPMGMADVATVLYQRFLKFDPADPAWPDRDRFVLSAGHGSMLLYALLHLTGYEAVTIDELKRFRQWGAKTPGHPEYGHTPGVETTTGPLGQGIATAVGMALAERLMNARFGDDLVDHYTYVIAGDGCLMEGISHEAISLAGHLRLNRLIVLFDDNGISIDGSTGLACSDDQLARFTASGWATSRIDGHDPEAIAAAIAAARQSDRPSMIACRTTIGFGSPGRQGTEKAHGAPLGPEEVEKTRAALHWPHRPFEVPADVLVSWREIGARGRSVRQAWKERARKLGTSDRSPCHDALNRKLPAAYTERMAQFISELTAERPKIATRQASQNVIDVIAQVLPNLLGGSADLTHSNLTKAKTHKSVTPATMDGNYIHYGVREHAMAAAMNGIALHGGFIPYGGTFLAFADYNRPAIRLGALMGIRVIHVMTHDSIGLGEDGPTHQPVEQVASLRVIPNLLVFRPADAVETAEAWDCALRAESSPSVLCLSRQALPAFRTDASDHNQVALGAYVVVEPEGGRDVTLIATGSEVAIALEAAKLLAAEKVRAAVVSAPCFELFRQQAPDYRAKVLGDAPRIGVEAAIEGDWARWLGDAGEFVGMHGFGASAPAEVLYREFGITPAAVADAAMRNIIRARTS; encoded by the coding sequence ATGACAGCGACCGCCGTGCAAACGCTGGGCCCGAAGACCGATCCCGGTCATGCCGAGATGGCGAATGCGATCCGCTTCCTGGCGATCGACGCCGTCGAGAAGGCGAAGTCTGGCCACCCCGGCATGCCGATGGGCATGGCCGACGTTGCGACCGTATTGTATCAGCGCTTCCTGAAGTTCGATCCCGCCGATCCGGCGTGGCCCGATCGCGATCGCTTCGTGCTGTCGGCCGGCCACGGCTCGATGCTGCTCTATGCGCTGCTGCATCTGACCGGCTACGAGGCGGTCACGATCGACGAGCTGAAGAGGTTCCGGCAATGGGGCGCCAAGACGCCGGGACATCCGGAATATGGTCATACGCCCGGCGTCGAGACCACCACCGGTCCGCTCGGGCAGGGCATCGCCACCGCCGTCGGCATGGCGCTCGCCGAGCGCCTGATGAACGCGCGTTTTGGCGACGATCTGGTCGATCATTATACTTATGTGATCGCCGGCGACGGCTGCCTGATGGAGGGCATCAGCCACGAGGCAATCTCGCTCGCCGGCCATCTCCGGCTCAATCGCCTGATCGTGCTGTTCGACGACAACGGCATCTCCATCGACGGCTCGACCGGGCTCGCCTGCTCTGACGATCAGCTGGCGCGCTTCACGGCCTCCGGCTGGGCGACGAGCCGCATCGACGGCCATGATCCGGAAGCGATCGCTGCGGCGATCGCCGCGGCGCGACAGAGCGATCGTCCCAGCATGATCGCGTGCCGGACCACGATCGGCTTCGGCTCGCCCGGACGGCAGGGCACGGAGAAGGCGCATGGCGCGCCGCTCGGGCCGGAGGAGGTCGAGAAGACCCGTGCCGCCCTGCATTGGCCGCACCGGCCGTTCGAGGTTCCGGCCGATGTGCTGGTGAGCTGGCGCGAGATCGGCGCGCGCGGTCGCAGTGTGCGCCAGGCCTGGAAGGAGCGGGCGCGGAAGCTCGGCACCTCGGACCGGTCGCCCTGTCATGACGCGCTGAACAGGAAATTGCCGGCCGCCTACACCGAGCGCATGGCGCAGTTCATCAGCGAGCTCACCGCCGAGCGGCCGAAGATCGCCACGCGCCAGGCCTCGCAGAACGTCATCGATGTGATCGCGCAGGTGCTGCCCAATCTGCTCGGCGGCTCGGCGGATCTCACTCACTCCAACCTGACCAAAGCAAAGACCCACAAATCCGTCACGCCCGCCACCATGGACGGCAACTACATCCACTATGGCGTGCGCGAGCACGCGATGGCGGCGGCCATGAACGGAATCGCGCTGCATGGCGGCTTCATCCCTTATGGCGGCACCTTCCTTGCGTTCGCCGATTACAACCGGCCGGCGATCCGACTCGGCGCCCTGATGGGCATCCGCGTCATCCATGTCATGACGCACGACTCGATCGGCCTCGGTGAGGACGGACCGACGCATCAGCCGGTCGAGCAAGTCGCCAGCCTGCGCGTCATTCCCAATCTGCTCGTGTTCCGTCCGGCGGACGCGGTGGAGACGGCGGAAGCCTGGGATTGCGCGCTGCGCGCCGAAAGCTCGCCATCGGTGCTGTGCTTGTCGCGTCAGGCGCTGCCGGCCTTCCGGACCGACGCGTCTGACCACAACCAGGTCGCGCTCGGCGCCTATGTCGTCGTCGAGCCCGAAGGCGGCCGCGACGTTACCCTGATCGCGACCGGTTCGGAGGTGGCGATTGCGCTGGAGGCGGCGAAGCTGCTGGCAGCCGAGAAAGTCCGCGCGGCCGTGGTGTCGGCGCCATGCTTCGAATTGTTTCGCCAGCAGGCGCCGGACTATCGCGCCAAGGTGCTCGGCGATGCGCCGCGCATCGGCGTGGAAGCGGCGATCGAGGGCGACTGGGCGCGTTGGCTCGGCGACGCCGGCGAGTTCGTCGGCATGCACGGCTTTGGCGCCTCGGCGCCGGCGGAGGTGCTGTATCGCGAATTCGGCATCACGCCTGCCGCGGTCGCCGATGCCGCCATGCGCAACATCATTCGCGCGCGGACTTCCTGA
- a CDS encoding phosphoribulokinase, producing MSRRHPIISITGSSGAGTTSVKKTFENIFRRENVKAAYIEGDAFHRYNREEMRGRMVEEAERGNKHFSHFSPDTNLFEELEKTFRDYSETGTGKTRHYVHDEEEARLYDTRPGNFTDWTQLPEESDLLFYEGLHGAVVTETVNIAQHADLKIGVVPVINLEWIQKLHRDRASRGYTTEAVTDTILRRMPDYVNYIIPQFSETDINFQRVPTVDTSNPFIARWIPTPDESMVVIRLKNPRGIDFPYLLSMIQGSFMSRANSIVIHGSKLDIAMQLILTPMIMQLMDRKRRTI from the coding sequence ATGTCACGTCGTCATCCCATCATCTCGATCACGGGCTCGTCGGGCGCCGGCACCACGTCGGTCAAGAAGACCTTCGAGAACATCTTCCGCCGCGAGAACGTCAAGGCGGCCTATATCGAGGGCGATGCCTTCCATCGCTACAATCGCGAAGAGATGCGCGGCAGGATGGTCGAGGAGGCCGAGCGCGGCAACAAGCACTTCAGCCATTTCAGCCCCGACACTAATCTGTTCGAGGAGCTCGAGAAGACGTTCCGCGACTATTCCGAGACCGGCACCGGCAAGACCCGCCACTACGTGCACGACGAGGAGGAGGCGCGGCTCTACGATACCAGGCCCGGCAACTTCACCGACTGGACGCAGCTGCCCGAGGAGTCCGACCTTCTGTTCTACGAAGGCCTTCATGGCGCCGTCGTCACCGAAACGGTCAACATCGCCCAGCATGCGGACCTGAAGATCGGCGTGGTGCCGGTCATCAACCTGGAATGGATCCAGAAGCTGCATCGCGACCGCGCCTCGCGCGGTTACACCACCGAGGCGGTGACGGACACGATCCTGCGGCGCATGCCGGACTACGTGAACTACATCATTCCACAGTTCTCGGAGACCGATATCAACTTCCAGCGCGTGCCGACGGTCGATACGTCGAACCCGTTCATCGCCCGCTGGATCCCGACGCCCGATGAATCGATGGTCGTGATCCGCCTGAAGAATCCGCGCGGCATCGATTTCCCCTATCTGCTCTCCATGATTCAGGGGAGCTTCATGTCGCGCGCCAATTCGATCGTGATCCACGGCTCGAAGCTGGACATCGCGATGCAACTGATTCTGACCCCCATGATCATGCAACTGATGGACCGAAAGAGGCGCACGATATGA
- a CDS encoding class 1 fructose-bisphosphatase — MAREWPMNHPQIDHPQMDHHQTLQAHLASQGADADCAAVIEALAEAARDLARQIAIAPISGVDEGAATVNADGDVQKALDLVADNLMRDALRRAPVAGILSEEVDRPETVNAAAPLCVAIDPLDGSSNLQNNISVGTIFSIRPRGRDVLSSFFEPGTAQRAAGFFVYGPQTCLVLAIDHRVDLYVLHPSLREFVLAKSGLRIPQDTPEFAINTSNRRHWSGTVRNYVDECLAGAAGPRGRDFNMRWIASLVAEAYRILMRGGVFLYPADARPGYREGRLRLIYEAHPMALIMEWAGGSASSGRARILELSARSPHQRAPLIMGDVRLVRDIDQLLEGVEPLFETSDAPLFARRGLFR; from the coding sequence ATGGCAAGGGAGTGGCCCATGAATCATCCTCAGATAGATCATCCTCAGATGGATCATCATCAGACATTGCAAGCCCATCTCGCATCGCAAGGTGCGGACGCGGACTGCGCCGCCGTCATCGAGGCGCTGGCCGAGGCTGCACGCGATCTGGCGCGGCAGATCGCGATTGCGCCGATTTCGGGCGTCGACGAAGGCGCAGCAACCGTGAATGCCGACGGCGACGTGCAGAAGGCGCTCGATCTCGTCGCCGACAACCTGATGCGGGATGCGCTGCGCCGGGCGCCGGTCGCCGGCATCCTCTCCGAGGAGGTCGACCGGCCTGAAACGGTCAATGCTGCTGCCCCACTCTGCGTGGCGATCGATCCGCTCGACGGTTCCTCGAACCTGCAGAACAACATCTCGGTCGGCACCATCTTCTCGATCCGGCCGCGCGGCCGCGATGTCCTCTCCAGCTTCTTCGAGCCTGGCACGGCGCAGCGCGCCGCCGGCTTCTTCGTCTATGGACCGCAGACCTGTCTCGTGCTCGCGATCGATCATCGCGTCGACCTGTATGTGCTGCATCCGTCGCTGCGCGAGTTCGTGCTCGCCAAGTCGGGCTTGCGCATCCCGCAGGATACGCCGGAGTTCGCGATCAATACCTCGAACCGGCGGCACTGGAGCGGGACCGTCCGCAACTATGTCGACGAGTGTCTCGCGGGCGCGGCCGGTCCGCGCGGTCGCGACTTCAACATGCGCTGGATCGCCTCGCTGGTCGCCGAGGCCTATCGCATCCTGATGCGCGGCGGCGTGTTCCTCTATCCGGCCGACGCGCGCCCCGGCTATCGCGAGGGCCGGCTGCGGCTGATCTACGAGGCGCATCCGATGGCGCTGATCATGGAGTGGGCCGGCGGGTCGGCGTCGAGCGGCCGCGCGCGCATCCTCGAATTGTCGGCCCGCTCACCGCATCAGCGCGCGCCGCTGATCATGGGCGATGTCCGCCTCGTCCGCGATATCGACCAGTTGCTTGAGGGCGTCGAGCCGCTGTTCGAAACCAGCGATGCGCCCCTGTTCGCGCGGCGCGGCCTGTTCCGCTGA